The Candidatus Lernaella stagnicola genome segment GACCAAGTAGCGATCTCTTCGTAGCTGACATGCAGCTTGCCCGCATGGTCGATCACAACCGACGGTTGGTCCCCCGAGTTGTGGTCGCCATCAACGACCTCAGAGTGCCAGGTACCGCCGGAATTGGTCGCGTGGAGCAAACGCACGCCGAATTCCGCCTGGAAAAAGGCGTGCGCCACGCCTTCGGCGCTCACGGCCAACGCCGCTCCTTCGCGTACGGCTTTATCGTAAGCCGTTTCGAACACCCACGTTCCGGTGGCGTTGTTCGCATAACGCATGACGTCGTCGCCGACTTCGTAAAACAGGAGGTGGACAACATCGTTCGTGTCGATCACGAGATCGAGATCACTCACGAGCCAACCGACTTCGCCGACGGTTTCGACCTGCCAAGCGCCGCTGGCGTTCGTCGCGTAACGCAGCGTTTGAGCGTCGAACAGGTAGTACGCGACGTGACACGATCCATCTGACGCCCGTTTCGCCGCTATTTCTTGCACGTCGGTAACGGCCGATTCGATCACCTCGGTGGACCATCCTTCCGACGTGTGTTGGCCGTAAACGATAGTGCCTTCGGAGAATATGTCGTACACAACGCCGACCTCGCCATTAGGCCCGATTGCAGCCGCAGCTTTCCCGCCCACGCTGGAGCCGCTGTCGATCTCAGTAAGCTCCCAATCGGCGTTTTCCTTGACCGCGTACTTCGCGCTGAACAGGGGGCCGTTGTATGCGATATGTACTCGGCTTTCGGCGTCGACGGCGATCGCGTTTTGCGTGCCATAGGTCCCGGCTTCGACGACGCCGTGAACCCAGTTGTCCGAAGCGTTCGTCGCGTATCTCAATTCACCCGGCGAGGACCACTCGCCGTAGGTAACATGTGCGCTGCCGTCCGCGCCCGCCGCAATGCTGTGTCGACCGAATTGTTCCCCGGAGTCATCGACCAGGTCCATGGTCCAATCGCCCGGATGGCCGCCGGCGTAATGAAGCAGATTCGCGTCGTAATCGAGGTAGGTAATGTGCGCGTCGCCCTGTGGGTCCACAGCAATATCCGTGTTCCAACCCATAAGCGGCGCCGGGTCGACCGTATCGGTCACCCACGAGCCTGAGGCATTGGTCGCGTACTTTAAGGTCCGGGTGATGTCATCCTTACCGGGCGACTCTTCGTAATACGCAATGTGCGCCGCATCGTTCTGATCGAACGCCAGACTGCAGAACACACCGGTATCGACGTTTGCATCCACCGTCTCGTACGTCCAAACGCCCGAGGTTTTGGTTGCGTAGGCCAGATTGTTATCCGTCTCGTGCCAGTAGCACGCATGTTGGACGCCGTTGCCGTCGACGGCGAAATCGAAGTACGTCTGATAGGCGTCCCAGTACTCCGGGTCGAAGAACGCGCCGGGTACTTCGACCGGTTCGATGACCCACTCGCCCGTTGCGTTGCTCGCAACCGCCGTGCCCTTCGCGAACAGGTCAAGGAAAAACACGTACAGATTTCCGGTGTCATCGATGTTCAATTCCGGGCTTCCGGCGAAGTCGTACAAGGTCTCGTTAGTCATTTCCCCATTCGAAAGCGTGTGCAAAACCAAGCGCCGCGCTTTCGACGTAGCGAAATGAACGACGCCATCTGAGGCGAGAACCAACGATATTCCTCGCGGCGTTCCGCCATCCACGACACTGATTTGGAATTCGGTTATGTCGTCATCGCCGCCGCCGGTGTCGTCATCGCCACCGCCCGTGTCATCGTCGCCGCCGGTGTCGTCGTCGGTGGCATCGTCGTCTACATTGTCACCGTCGTCGTTGTCGTTGCTATCTCCATCATCGCAGGCGACAAAAGCAAGCAATATCAAGAGAAGCAGGGATACAAGAAGAGTGATGTGTGACAGTTTCGCTTTTCGGATACTCATGGAAATGCCCTCCCATTTGCGAAACCAATCGGTTGCATCATCATGATATCGGAATATTCAGCCATAGTCAATTTGGAATACTTGTTGGTATGTTTATTTCGACCGGCCGCCAAAGGGAATACGGATAGCAGACAGAAAGCGGCTCGTGCCGACAGTCCGGTTACTGGGTGGGGGCCGCCAGGAGTTCGTCCAGCATGGCAAGGAAGTGCTTGTCACCCCAATGCCGCGGACCAATGAAGCGCCGGTGAATCTGTCCATCGCGGTCGATCAAAAAGGTCGTCGGAAAACCAGATACATGATAGGCCGCCGCCGTCTCACCCTTGGGGTCGTGGAAAACGGGAAAACTCAACGGTTCGACCGCCGTGCGACGATTGAAGCCGTCGAGGAAGTCCTTGAGTTCCTTGGTCGGCCCTTCGTCGACGGACACGGCGACAATCGCGAAATCGTCGCGCGCGCCGTAGCGCTTTTGCAGGTTTTGGATCGACGGTAATTCGCGAATACAGGGTTTGCACCAAGTGGCCCAAAAGTTGAGGAATACGACCTTCCCTTTCAGGTCGCTCAAGTGCACTTCTTTTCCATCGAGACCGGCCACACGGAAATCCGCCGCGACAGAAGGCGTGCCGCAACTCGCCGTCGGGCTGCCGCTGAAAACCGCTTTGAGCATGAACACGGTGAGTACGATGAATATCAACAGGTACATCCGAAAGTCGGCGTACCATGGGTTGGCTTTACCGGAAGGCTCACTCATTATTTTCCTCGGCTCAATAAAAAACGGGGCAGAAACACAAAGTGTCCTGCCCGCTCATGGTAACCGATTTGCATCGGTCGTTATTCGGATTTTTCCTCGTCGCCGTCGTCTTCCGGAGCGGGCTCCTCGGCCGGAGCTTCCGGCTCGGCCGGGGGCTCTTCTTCAACCGGGGCCTCGTCCGCCGGAGCCTCTTCGACCACGGCTTCTTCCGCCGGAGCCTCTTCGACCACGGCTTCTTCCGCCGGAGCCTCTTCGACCACGGCTTCTTCCGCCGGCGTCTCTTCGACTACGGCCTCTTCTTCAACCGGCGCCTTGTCTTCCGCGGCCTTTTTCTTTGGCTTGGCTTTGGCCTTCGATTTCGATTTTTTGCGCGGCGTCTTTTTCTCGACGCCAATCTTCTCGTCTTCACCGAGCAGTTCGATGTAGGCCATTTGCGCCGCGTCGCCCCGCCTGATGCCGATTTTGATGATGCGCGTATATCCGCCCGGGCGGTCGGCGAAACGTTCGGCGATTTCACCAAAGAGCTTGCTGACGATGTCGGCGTTACGAATGAACGCGAGGGCCTGGCGCCGCAGATGCAATTGCTTGGCTGCGATGTCGCGGTCGGTCGATCCGTCGCCCAGCGCGCGAGCGCGTTTGGCCAACGTGATCATTTTTTCGGCGTACCGTCGCAATTCCTTGGCTTTTTCCACCGTTGTTTGGATGCGTTCGTGTTCAATAATACTGGTCGTCATGTTGCGCCACATCGCTTTGCGATGCGAAGAATTACGGCCCAGTTTTCTTCCCGTTTTTAGATGTCGCATAACTCGCTAACCTCGTTGCAGACTATTCTTCTTCCTTGACTTCTTCGGGCGGCTGCCAATTCGTCACTTTCATGCCGAGCGACAAGCCCATTTCGGCCAGGATTTCTTTGATTTCGTTGAGCGACTTGCGGCCGAAGTTCTTCGTTTTGAGCATTTCCGCTTCGGTTCGCTGTACCAGTTCTCCGATGTAACGGATGTTGGCGTTTTTAAGGCAGTTGGCACTGCGCACCGACAATTCGAGCTCTTCGACCGAGCGATTGAGGTTTTCGTTGAGAACCTCATCCTCTTCTTCGACTTCCTCTTCGTAGATTTCCTCTTCCTCATCAAAATTGATGAAGACGGTAAACTGCTCTTTGAGCACCTTCGCCGACACGGCCAGCGCGTCTTCCGGCGTGATGGAACCGTCGGTCCAGATTTCCATGATCAAGCGATCATAGTCTGTGCGGCGTCCGACACGCGCGTTGGTCACTTGGTAGTTGCATTTGACAATCGGGCTGAAATTCGCGTCCAACACGACCGTGCCGATGGGCACTTCTTCTTCGACGAGGTATTCCGTAGGCACGTAGCCCCGCCCAGTGCGCACTTCGAGTTCCATGTTCAAATCGGCATCTTTGGCCAACGTCGCGATAACCAAGTCGGGATTGAGAATCGTCACGTTCGGGTCGCCCGCGATCATCCCCGCGGTAACCACGCCTGAGCCCTTGTGCTTCAAATATAACGTGCGGGTGTCGGGCGTATCCAGCCGCAGCCGCACTTGTTTGAGATTCAGACAAATGTCGGTGACATCTTCGGTAACGCCCGGCAGCGTCGTGAATTCGTGCGCCGCCCCATCAATACGCACCGCGGTTATCGCGGCGCCCTGAAGGGTGGACAACAGCACGCGGCGCATCGCGTTGCCCAGCGTCGTGCCGAAGCCGCGCTCGAGCGGTTCACACGTGAAGCGGCCGTAGTTGTCCGTGACATTTTCGCCCGCGATTCGTTTCGGTCGAATCAGGTCGCGCCATACGTGGTACATATTATCGACTCCCTTGCTTAGGGTAACTATCGTTTTCGTCGCCGGTCATTACTTCGAATACAACTCGACGATCAGCTGCTCGTTTATCGTGCCGCCGATTTCTTCTCGCGTGGGAACGTTCTTAACTTCACCCGCGAATTTCGCACCGTCGACGTCGACCCAGACCGGCACTTCACGACGAGCCAGGGTTTCCATCGCTTCGGCGATCAACGGAACTTTGCGGCTGCCTTCCCGCACACCGACCACGTCACCGGGTTTGACCAAAAAGCTCGGGATGTCGACCTTGCGGCCGTTAACATGGAAATGACCGTGGCGCACCAACTGCCGCGCCTGGCGGCGGCTGGCGGCGAAACCCATACGGAAAACGGCGTTGTCCAAACGGCGTTCGAGCAGAGCTAGCAGATTTTCGCCCGTGACGCCCTTCATACGGTCGGCCTTGGCGAAGTAGCCGCGGAATTGGCGTTCGAAAACGCCGTACAGCCGCTTGGCTTTCTGCTTCTCGCGAAGTTGGGTGCCGTAGTCGCTGGTTTTGCTGCGACGTTGCCAATGCATGCCGGGAATCTGTTCTTTGCGACGTTCGAACGCACACCGATCGGTGTAGCAACGATCGCCCTTCAGGAAGAGTTTTTCGCCTTCCCGGCGGCATTGACGACAAACGGGTCCAGTATACCTTGCCACAATATCTCTCCTTACACGCGCCGACGTTTAGGCGGCCGACAACCGTTGTGCGGAATCGGCGTAACGTCTTTGATCATCGTGATCTTGAAGCCACAATTCAGCAGACTGCGCAGGGCGGCCTCACGGCCGGGCCCCGGTCCCTTGACCTCGATCGAAAGCTGCTGCACGCCATGGTCGGCCGCCTTGCGAGCCGCGTCTTCGGCGGCAAGCTGCGCGGCAAACGGCGTTCCTTTACGGCTTCCCTTGAAGCCCTGCGTGCCGCTGGACGCCCACGCCAAGGTATTGCCCGAGGTATCGGTGATCGTCACGGTCGTGTTGTTGAACGTACTACGGATATGCGCTACCGCTTGCGGCACGTTCTTCTTAATCTTCCGCTTTGCTCCGCGTTTGGGAGAAGCCATCGACTACCCTCCGTCGCTATTTTTTACGGCCCAGCGCCCGGCGCGGTCCCTTGCGGGTGCGCGCATTGGTGCTGGTGCGTTGGCCGTGACATGGCAGTCCAGACCGGTGCCGCAAACCGCGGTAAGTACCCAGGTCCATATGCCGTTTGATATTCATTTGCACTTCTTTACGCAGGTCACCTTCCACTCGATACTTCGAATCAATGATCCGCCGGATCTGGGCCAGGTCGGCGTCGGCTAGTTTGCCGGCGCGCACGGACTCGTCGATCCCGGCTTCGACCAGAATTTTCTTGCTGGTCGTCGGCCCAATCCCGTAGATGTAGGTCAACGCGATCACAATTCGCTTATCGTTCGGAATATCGACACCGGCTATACGTGGCATCGTAGTCCTCCTACCCTTGCCGCTGCTTATGTTTCGGATTCTCGCAAATGACGCGCACGACACCCTTACGGCGGATAATCTTGCACTTCATACAGCGCTTTTTGACCGAAGCCTGTACTTTCATAACCACTACTCCTTTTCGACGCGTCGCCGTCGTGGCAACTCTCGCCGAAAATCCAAACCTATTATTTCGACCGATACGTGATCCGACCTCGGGTCAGATCGTACGGCGACAGTTCCACAGTCACCTTGTCGCCGGGCAAGATCTTGATGTAGTGCATCCGCATCTTGCCGGAAATATGGGCTAAAACCCGATGCCCGCCCTCCAGTTCCACACGAAACATGGCGTTGGGCAACGGTTCGATAACCCGGCCTTCCACTTCGATTGCGTCTTTGGCCATTGTGTTCCTTTTGTCCTAACCGAGGACCGACAAAATCTCCGGTCCATCGTTTGTGATCACGATCGAATGCTCAAAATGGGCCGCGAGGCTACCATCTTTCGTAACTGCGGTCCAGCCGTCGTCCAAGACGACAATCGCCCAGTGACCGGTGGAGACCATCGGCTCCAGGGCCATAGTCATGCCCACTCGAAGCCGCGTATTCGGAGTCGCCCGCCCCACGTAATTGGGGATTTGAGGCGGCTCATGCGGTGCCACGCCGACGCCGTGGCCGACGAAGTCCCGAATCACCGAAAAGCCCGCATCCTCGACATGCTGCTGTACCGCCCGGCTGATGGCCGGCAGGCGATTGCCTTCGCGCGCCTGTTCGATACCCCGATACAAGGACTCCTCGGTGACTTTCATCAGTCGTTCGGTCTCCGGGTCCATACGCCCGATCCCGAAGCTGATCGCCGCATCACCGTACATGCCCTCGTACACCACGCCGTAATCGACACTAACCAAATCGCCCTCTTTCAAGATGCGCTTGGTCGAGGGGATACCGTGGACGATTTCCTCGTTGATCGATATGCACAAACTCCGCGGAAAGCCGTACAAACCTAAAAAAGCCGGCCGGACTTTGTACTTCCTGCACACGTCCATGGCCACGTTTTCCAGATCCATCGTGCTCATGCCCGGAGCCGCCGCCTCGCGCAACGTCGCCAATACCTCGGCGACAATGCGGTTGGCCGATCGCAAATTTGCGATCTGGGCCGGTGATTTGAGCGTGATCACATTATCAGTCAAAGATCGCCGCAATCCGTTCGCCGATTTCCGCCGGCTTGCCGACTCCGCCGACCGGGCGGAGCAACTTACGTTCGTCGTAATATGCAATTAGCGGCGCGGTTTGCTGATGAAAATTCGCCAACCGCTGCCGAATCGTTTCTTCTTTATCGTCATCGCGCACGATCAGTCCCACGTGGCCGCAGCGGTCACAGGTATCGGCAACCTGCGGCGGCATGGTCTTCTCGTGGTACATCGCATTGCAGTTCGGGCATGTCAGTCGACCCGTGAGCCGCCCGACGATTTCTTCGTCCGGCACATCGATGCTGACCACGTGATCGAGCGATTCGCTGTCTTTGGCCAGCATGTCGGCCAGCGCGTTGGCCTGGGCGACAGTGCGGGGGAAGCCGTCAAACAGGTAGCCGTTTTTGCAATCATCGACCTGGATGCGATCCCGGATGATGCCGATGATCACTTCGTCCGGCACGAGCTTGCCCGCGTCCATAAACTGCTTGGCCTTCAGGCCGAGTTCCGTTCCTTGCTTGACCGCGGCGCGCAAAATGTCGCCCGTCGAAATCTGCGGGATGTCAAAGCGCTCGATGAGCGCCCGCGCCTGCGTTCCTTTTCCACCACCCGGCGGGCCGAGAAGAATAAGCCGCATCTACTACTTCCTCCCTTTGAATTTGCCTTTGCCGCCCAGGAAACCGTCGTAGTGCCGGGTCAGCATGTGGCTTTCCAACTGCTGGATCGTGTCGAGGGCCACACCCACGACGATCAGCAGCGACGTGCCGCCAAAGTAGAAAGGTACGTTGAACTGCGCGATCAAAATGGTCGGCAACACGCAAATCGTTGCCACGTAAAGAGCGCCGCCGAAGGTGATGCGAGTCAGGATCTTGTCGATGTAGTCGGCAGTCGCTTTTCCCGGCCGACGACCCGGCACGTAGGCGCCGGTCTTTTTCAGGTTCTCGGCCACATCCACCGGGTTGAAAGTAACCGCGGTATAGAAGTAGCAGAAGAAGATGATCAGTCCGACGTACACCAGGTTGTACAACAACGCCGTGGGCTGCATCCAGTCGTTCAATCGCTGCAGGATCGAATTGTCGGGGAAAAACTGGGTGATCGTCGTAGGGAACATCAAGATCGAACTGGCGAAAATCGGCGGAATCACGCCGGCGGTGTTGATCCGCAGCGGCAGGTGAGTACTCACGCCGCCGTACATTTTGCGGCCGATCACCCGCTTCGCGTGCTGGATCGGGATTTTCCGCTGGGCGCGCTCGACGTAAATGATGAAGCCGATCACGGCCACCATCACCGCCAGAATCGGGACGATCTTGAGTACGCCGCGGTCCTGTTCAAAGGACTGCTGCGTCAAACGAATAATCGCCACCGGCATACGTGCGACGATGCCGGCGAAGATGATCAAGCTAATGCCGTTGCCGATGCCGCGTTCGCTGATCTGTTCGCCGAGCCACATGATAAATGCGGTACCGGCGGTCAGCGTAATCATCGTCATCAAGCGGAAATAAAGACCCGGGGTAAGCACCGCGCCGCCGCCGAGCAGGCCTTGCTCAAGCGCGTAGGCGATCATGTAACCTTGGAAAAGGGATAACACGACGGTGCCGTAACGAGTGTACTGGGTGATCTTCCGGCGACCTACTTCGCCTTCCTTACTCAGGCGCTCCAGGTGCGGAATCACGACCGTCAAAAGTTGCAGAATAATCGACGCCGAAATGTACGGCATGATCCCCAGTGCGAACACGGAGCCGCGCTCCATGGCGCCGCCGGAGAACATCGAAAACATGCCGAAGATGGTTCCCTGTTGCTGGGAAAACCAATTGGCGATCTGCGCGCCGTCCACGCCCGGGGTCGGGATCATGGTACCCACGCGATACACGGCGAGCATGATCGCCGTGAATATCACGCGGCGTTTCAGCTCGGGAATCTTGAAAATATTTGCAAAAGCGCCGATCACTGTGCTGTCCTCAAACCTAGTTCAGTTGCTCGAAAGTGCCGCCCGCCGCCTGGATTTTCTCCACGGCTTTGGCCGACGCCTTGTGCGCTTTGACCGTCAACGCAACCGTCAGGTCGCCTTCCGAGAGGATCTTCAATCCATCTTTGGCCACTTTGCGCACCAATTTCTTCTCCACGACCGTTATGGGATCAACGGTGTCGCCCGCGTCGAACTTGCCAAACAGTTGCTGCAGGTTCAACACCGTGTATTTCTTGGCAAAACGGTTATAAAAACCGCGCTTGGGCAGACGCCGCTGCAGGGGCATCTGGCCACCCTCGAAGCCCGGGCCTTTGCCGCCACCACTGCGCGACCGTTGACCCTTGCTGCCTCGTCCGGCGGTTTTACCCAGACCGGAACCTTGGCCGCGGCCCTTGCGCTTGGATTTCGTGACCGCGCCCGCCGGCGGTTTCAGATTACTCAAGTCCGCCATTAGGACACCTCCTCCACCTTGACCAGATGGATGACCTTTTTGACCATCCCGCGCACGCACGGGTTGTCGGGAAGCTCGACGGTTTTATGCCGTTTACCCAAACCAAGGGTTCTAATGATGACGCGCTGTTTCTCCGGTCGCCCAATGGTGCTGCCGGTCTGCGTCACGCGAAGTTTCCCGCTCATCGTTCTTCTCCTCGTCGCTGCAAGTCGTCTTAGTCGGCGTCGGCTTGCGCCAACATCCGCTTGTATTCATGCGGCCAGCGAAGCTGTCTCAAGCCTTCCACCGTCGCCTTGACCAAATTGTGTGGGTTCCGTGAACCCAGGCACTTGGTCAAGATATTGTGCACACCGGCTGCTTCCAACACGGCCCGCACGGCGCCCCCGGCGATTACGCCGGTACCTTCGCCGGCCGGCTTGAGCAGCACGCGCCCCGCACCGAAACGGCCAACCACCTCGTAAGGGATCGTGTCGCCGTCGGTGATCGGCACGCGGAACATGGTCTTTTTAGCCTTTTCAATGCCTTTGCGAATCGCTTCAGGCACCTCGTTGGCCTTGCCCAAGGCGACGCCTACGCGTCCCTTGCCGTCGCCGACAACCACCAATGCGGAAAAGCTGAATCGCCGACCGCCTTTGACGACCTTAGCCACTCGATTGATATGAATGACTTTGTCGATGAATTCACTGTCTTCTTCCCGGAACGGGCGTTTGCTACCGAATGCCATGAATCGCTCCCTAGAATTCCAGCCCGGCTTCACGGGCCGCTTCCGCCACAGCCTTGACACGGCCGTGATACAGGAAGCCGTTGCGATCGAACACAACTTGCTTGTAGTTCGTGGCCAACAGTCGTTCGGCAATTTGTTTGCCTATGGCCTGGGCCGCGTCGATTTTTCCTTTTTCCTCGGACGGTTGATAGGCTTTGTCCAAGGTGCTGGCCTGAGCGACGGTTGAACCATCCGCGTCGTTAATCGCCTGCACGTAAATGTTCTTATTGCTGCGAAAGATACAAAGCCGCGGACGGTCGGCCGTACCGCGCACCTTACGCCGCACGCGGCGCTGCCGGCGCTGACGCGGCGATTGTTTTTCGTGTTTATACGACGTAGCCACAACCCTGCTCCTTTGTTAACCCTGTTTTTTGCCTTCTTTGCGGCGCACGATCTCGTTGGAATATTTGATGCCCTTGCCTTTGTAAGGTTCGGGCGGCCGCACCTTGCGCACGTCGGCGGCGAACTGACCCAGCAACTGTTTGTCGAAGCCGGTCAGCGTGATGTGCGTGTTTTTTTCGACCACGGCTACGACGCCCGCAGGCAACGGGACCTCGACCGGATTCGAATAACCCACGTTCAAAACGAGCATCTTGCCCTTGACCTCGGCTCGATAGCCGACGCCCACGATATCCAGTTCGCGCTTGTACCCTTCCGACACACCAATCACCATGTTGTTGATCAGCGTGCGCGTGAGGCCCTGGATCCGCGAACTGTCTTTCGTTTCGTCGTTGCGTTTCACCCAAAGCCGGCCCTCGTCCTCGGACACGGAAACCAGTGCCACGTACTCATACTGCAGCTTTCCCTGCGGTCCGCTCACGTGGACTTGTCGTCCGTTAACTTGGACCTTCACCCCTTTGGGGATCGCGATCGGTAATTTGCCAATGCGGCTCATCGCTGTAACTCCTCAAAGCAATCCGGCTTACCACACCTCGGCGAGCCACTCGCCACCAATATTCATCTCTCCGGCCGTCACGGCGCTGATCACGCCACGGCTCGTAGTGACAATGGCCAAGCCCAGACCGCCAAGTACCTCCGGCAACTCGTCGGCGCTGACATAGCGGCGCAGACCCGGCCGGCTGATGCGACGAATTTGGGCAATCGTCGGCTCACCGTTTTCGCGGTAACGCAGGTAAATCTTCAAAACACCCTGCTTGTTGTCTTCAATTACACGGAAGGCTTTGATATACCCTTCGTCTTTCAAAATCTTGGCGACGGCCGCCTTGACCTTGGACGCAGGCATCTCAACCATGTCGTGTCGCGCGCGGCCCGCATTGCGAATCCGCGTGAACATGTCCGCTAATGGATCGGTCATGACCATTGCTGCAAACCCTTTCTACCAGCTCGACTTTACGACGCCGGGCAATTCGCCTTGCAACGCCAGCTTACGCAAGCAGATCCGGCACATGTCGAACTTGCGATAATACGCACGGGGGCGACCGCAAAGCGGGCACCGGTGGTACTCGCGAACCTGGAACTTAGGCGGGCGTTTGGCCCGAATCCGTATCGATTTCTTAGCCACGCAACAATCTCCTTTTACCGGCGGAAGGGAACGCCCAATTGTTTCAACAACGCGTAACCTTCCTCATCAGTCCTTGCGGTCGTGACGATAGTGATGTTCAACCCCCGGATCTTGTCGATCTTGTCGTAGTCGATCTCCGGGAATATGATCTGTTCCCGTACGCCCAGGGTGTAGTTCCCTCTTCCGTCAAAGGCCTTCTCCGAAACGCCGCGGAAGTCGCGCACCCGCGGCAGCGCCACGCTAACCAGGCGATCAAAGAACTCCCACATATAGTCGCTGCGCAACGTCACGCGGGTGCCGATGCTCATCCCCTCGCGCAACTTGAACGCCGCCACGCTGCGACGCGCCTTGGTAATCACCGCCCGCTGTCCGGTCATCGCTGTCAATTCCTCGACGGCGTTGTCCAAAATCTTCGCGTTTTGAATCGCCTCGCCCAAACCCATGTTCAGGACGATTTTCTTCAAGCGGGCCACCTCGTTGACGTTCTTGAAGCCAAATTGCTTCATCAACTCGGGGATCACCGACTCCATGTAAAACTGTTTCAATCTCGGCGTCATCGTTTACGCTCCCAGTTAGTCCAGTTGCTCGCCGCTGTCTTTGGCGATCCGGACTTTGGTACCGTCATTCAAAATCTTGTACGTAACCCGCGTCGGGTTGTTCGTTTTCGGGTCGACCAGTCGAACGTTCGACACGTGGATCGCCGCTTCCCGCTCGATAATGCCGCCCTGCTGGTTCGTGCGGCTGGGCCGCTGGTGGCGCTTGATGATATTTATGCGCTCGACCAGGACACGTTGTGTTTCCGGGAACACCTTCAACACCTTGCCGCGTTTGGCCGGGTCGTCTAATCGACGCCGTTCCTTGCCCGCGACGATGTGGACGATATCGCCCTTTTTGATTCTCATCTTTTGTTTGGCCTTTGCCGGCTTTTGTTTTTTCGCGCGTGCCATTCTCGTCTCCTACAACACTTCCGGCGCCAGGCTAATGATGCGATTAAAGCCTTTATGCCGTAGTTCGCGGGCCACCGGTCCGAAAATACGATTGCCGATCGGCTCTTTGGTTTTACTGATCAGCACGGCACTGTTTTCGTCGAAACGAATGTATGTGCCGTCCGGTCGGGCGACGCGATATCTGGTTCGTACGACCACCGCCCGCACCACGTCGCCTTTTTTGACCTTGGCGTTCGGAATCGCTTCCTTGACCGACACGACGATCACATCGCCCACCCGGGCGTACTTGCGTTTGGAACCGCCCAGAACTTTGATGGTCTGCAACTTCCGGGCGCCGGAATTATCCGCCACCGAAAGTTGGGTTTGCATTTGAATCATCGCCTGCCTCCGCCTGGCCTAGTCGGCCCGTTTGACGATCTTCGTCACACGCCAACGCTTTTGCGCCGAAAACGGCCGGGATTCCACGATTTGTACCGTATCACCCGTGTTGGCAGTGTCATGTTCGTCGTGCGCCATGTATTTCTTGCTGCGGCGAATGTATTTCTTGTACTTCGTGTGCTGGAAAAAGCGATCGACTTTGACCGTGACGGTTTTGGCCGCCTTGTCAGAAATCACCACTCCCTGCAGCACGCGACGATTACCGCGTTTTTCTTCGCTAGCCATGTGCCTTCCCCTGCATATCGAGTTCGCGCCGGATTGTCTTGGCGCGGG includes the following:
- a CDS encoding TlpA disulfide reductase family protein, producing the protein MSEPSGKANPWYADFRMYLLIFIVLTVFMLKAVFSGSPTASCGTPSVAADFRVAGLDGKEVHLSDLKGKVVFLNFWATWCKPCIRELPSIQNLQKRYGARDDFAIVAVSVDEGPTKELKDFLDGFNRRTAVEPLSFPVFHDPKGETAAAYHVSGFPTTFLIDRDGQIHRRFIGPRHWGDKHFLAMLDELLAAPTQ
- a CDS encoding DNA-directed RNA polymerase subunit alpha, with product MYHVWRDLIRPKRIAGENVTDNYGRFTCEPLERGFGTTLGNAMRRVLLSTLQGAAITAVRIDGAAHEFTTLPGVTEDVTDICLNLKQVRLRLDTPDTRTLYLKHKGSGVVTAGMIAGDPNVTILNPDLVIATLAKDADLNMELEVRTGRGYVPTEYLVEEEVPIGTVVLDANFSPIVKCNYQVTNARVGRRTDYDRLIMEIWTDGSITPEDALAVSAKVLKEQFTVFINFDEEEEIYEEEVEEEDEVLNENLNRSVEELELSVRSANCLKNANIRYIGELVQRTEAEMLKTKNFGRKSLNEIKEILAEMGLSLGMKVTNWQPPEEVKEEE
- the rpsD gene encoding 30S ribosomal protein S4 — translated: MARYTGPVCRQCRREGEKLFLKGDRCYTDRCAFERRKEQIPGMHWQRRSKTSDYGTQLREKQKAKRLYGVFERQFRGYFAKADRMKGVTGENLLALLERRLDNAVFRMGFAASRRQARQLVRHGHFHVNGRKVDIPSFLVKPGDVVGVREGSRKVPLIAEAMETLARREVPVWVDVDGAKFAGEVKNVPTREEIGGTINEQLIVELYSK
- the rpsK gene encoding 30S ribosomal protein S11 is translated as MASPKRGAKRKIKKNVPQAVAHIRSTFNNTTVTITDTSGNTLAWASSGTQGFKGSRKGTPFAAQLAAEDAARKAADHGVQQLSIEVKGPGPGREAALRSLLNCGFKITMIKDVTPIPHNGCRPPKRRRV
- the rpsM gene encoding 30S ribosomal protein S13, producing the protein MPRIAGVDIPNDKRIVIALTYIYGIGPTTSKKILVEAGIDESVRAGKLADADLAQIRRIIDSKYRVEGDLRKEVQMNIKRHMDLGTYRGLRHRSGLPCHGQRTSTNARTRKGPRRALGRKK
- the rpmJ gene encoding 50S ribosomal protein L36, producing the protein MKVQASVKKRCMKCKIIRRKGVVRVICENPKHKQRQG
- the infA gene encoding translation initiation factor IF-1 — encoded protein: MAKDAIEVEGRVIEPLPNAMFRVELEGGHRVLAHISGKMRMHYIKILPGDKVTVELSPYDLTRGRITYRSK
- the map gene encoding type I methionyl aminopeptidase, whose translation is MRRSLTDNVITLKSPAQIANLRSANRIVAEVLATLREAAAPGMSTMDLENVAMDVCRKYKVRPAFLGLYGFPRSLCISINEEIVHGIPSTKRILKEGDLVSVDYGVVYEGMYGDAAISFGIGRMDPETERLMKVTEESLYRGIEQAREGNRLPAISRAVQQHVEDAGFSVIRDFVGHGVGVAPHEPPQIPNYVGRATPNTRLRVGMTMALEPMVSTGHWAIVVLDDGWTAVTKDGSLAAHFEHSIVITNDGPEILSVLG
- a CDS encoding adenylate kinase; amino-acid sequence: MRLILLGPPGGGKGTQARALIERFDIPQISTGDILRAAVKQGTELGLKAKQFMDAGKLVPDEVIIGIIRDRIQVDDCKNGYLFDGFPRTVAQANALADMLAKDSESLDHVVSIDVPDEEIVGRLTGRLTCPNCNAMYHEKTMPPQVADTCDRCGHVGLIVRDDDKEETIRQRLANFHQQTAPLIAYYDERKLLRPVGGVGKPAEIGERIAAIFD
- the secY gene encoding preprotein translocase subunit SecY, which gives rise to MIGAFANIFKIPELKRRVIFTAIMLAVYRVGTMIPTPGVDGAQIANWFSQQQGTIFGMFSMFSGGAMERGSVFALGIMPYISASIILQLLTVVIPHLERLSKEGEVGRRKITQYTRYGTVVLSLFQGYMIAYALEQGLLGGGAVLTPGLYFRLMTMITLTAGTAFIMWLGEQISERGIGNGISLIIFAGIVARMPVAIIRLTQQSFEQDRGVLKIVPILAVMVAVIGFIIYVERAQRKIPIQHAKRVIGRKMYGGVSTHLPLRINTAGVIPPIFASSILMFPTTITQFFPDNSILQRLNDWMQPTALLYNLVYVGLIIFFCYFYTAVTFNPVDVAENLKKTGAYVPGRRPGKATADYIDKILTRITFGGALYVATICVLPTILIAQFNVPFYFGGTSLLIVVGVALDTIQQLESHMLTRHYDGFLGGKGKFKGRK